The following are encoded in a window of Nibricoccus aquaticus genomic DNA:
- a CDS encoding metal ABC transporter ATP-binding protein: MSPTEKVSAPPPLEIHDLTVAYHQKPVLWGIDAVVPAGQLVGIVGPNGAGKSTLIKACMGLLPLASGWVKFFGEPFDKAAKRIGYVPQRESVDWDFPVNVMDVVLMGRYGRLGLLKRPGKADREIARSCLEKVQMLPYADRQISNLSGGQQQRVFLARALAQEAELYFMDEPFAGVDAATEAAIITVLRELRDQGKTILVVHHDLPTARQYFDQLILLNMRLVAYGKTEEVFTSELLQKTYGGRLTILAEVASALGTSR, translated from the coding sequence ATGAGTCCGACCGAGAAAGTCTCTGCTCCGCCGCCGCTGGAAATTCACGATCTCACTGTCGCGTATCATCAGAAGCCGGTGCTGTGGGGCATCGATGCGGTGGTGCCGGCGGGGCAGCTCGTGGGCATAGTGGGGCCAAACGGCGCGGGCAAATCGACGCTCATCAAGGCGTGCATGGGGCTGCTGCCGCTGGCGAGCGGGTGGGTGAAGTTTTTTGGCGAGCCGTTCGACAAGGCGGCGAAGCGGATCGGCTATGTGCCGCAGCGCGAATCGGTGGACTGGGATTTTCCGGTCAACGTGATGGATGTGGTGCTCATGGGGCGTTACGGGAGGCTGGGATTGTTGAAGCGTCCGGGGAAAGCGGATCGCGAAATCGCGCGGTCGTGTCTGGAAAAAGTGCAGATGCTGCCGTACGCGGACCGGCAGATTTCGAATCTCTCGGGCGGGCAGCAGCAGCGGGTCTTTCTCGCGCGAGCGCTGGCGCAGGAGGCGGAGCTGTACTTCATGGACGAACCGTTTGCGGGCGTGGATGCAGCAACGGAGGCGGCGATCATCACGGTGCTGCGCGAGCTGCGCGACCAAGGGAAAACGATTCTCGTGGTGCATCACGATCTGCCGACGGCGCGGCAGTATTTCGACCAGTTGATTTTGTTGAATATGCGGTTGGTGGCGTATGGGAAAACGGAGGAGGTCTTCACGTCGGAGTTGTTGCAGAAGACGTATGGCGGGCGGCTGACGATTCTGGCTGAAGTGGCGTCGGCACTCGGAACTTCGCGGTGA
- a CDS encoding transporter: MKLNIGRMGALAAVVGGVLSVAVLPVRAERELTSDRPDATESPFTVEPGRVQIESSFVGYTRDRHNAERANVRVEAWAVAPINVRVGLTPRAELQVVVDSFLDAKIEDRDAGFTERVRGFGDVTLRAKWNFWGNDGGETAFGVMPFVKLPTARDGLGNDKVEGGVILPFAAELPGGWGFGAMTEVDVVRNADDDGYALAWVNTATVSHDITETLGGFLELTSEVGEGKPVFGFNFGVTYAVNADLQLDAGVNVGLSRSTDDLVLFTGLVKRF; encoded by the coding sequence ATGAAGCTGAATATCGGACGAATGGGGGCGCTGGCGGCGGTTGTGGGCGGAGTGCTGAGTGTCGCTGTGCTGCCGGTTCGTGCGGAGCGTGAGCTGACGTCGGACCGGCCGGATGCGACGGAGAGTCCGTTCACGGTCGAGCCGGGGCGGGTGCAGATCGAGTCGAGTTTCGTCGGATACACGCGGGACCGTCACAATGCGGAGCGCGCGAATGTGCGGGTGGAGGCGTGGGCGGTTGCTCCGATCAATGTGCGCGTGGGGCTGACGCCGCGCGCAGAGTTGCAAGTGGTCGTGGACAGTTTTCTCGATGCGAAGATCGAAGACCGCGACGCGGGCTTTACGGAGCGGGTGCGTGGGTTTGGCGATGTGACGTTGCGGGCGAAGTGGAATTTTTGGGGCAACGATGGCGGCGAGACAGCGTTTGGAGTGATGCCGTTTGTGAAGCTGCCGACGGCGCGCGATGGACTCGGTAATGACAAGGTGGAGGGCGGTGTGATTTTGCCGTTTGCGGCGGAGTTGCCGGGTGGCTGGGGCTTTGGCGCGATGACGGAAGTGGATGTGGTGAGGAACGCGGATGACGATGGCTATGCGCTCGCGTGGGTGAACACGGCGACGGTGAGTCATGACATCACGGAGACGCTCGGCGGATTTTTGGAGCTGACGTCAGAAGTGGGCGAGGGGAAGCCAGTGTTTGGATTTAATTTCGGAGTCACGTATGCGGTGAATGCGGACCTGCAACTCGACGCGGGCGTGAATGTGGGATTGAGTCGGTCCACCGACGATCTGGTGCTGTTCACCGGTTTGGTGAAACGCTTCTGA
- a CDS encoding metal ABC transporter solute-binding protein, Zn/Mn family, with the protein MKFSMRWNRWLLGVTLGVVTLAGAAGVLNAAPLRVVSTTAMVNDLVKRVGGAEVSAEVLMGPGVDPHLYKATAADMLRLNRAEVVFYSGLMLEGKMTDVFTRMAKSGKRVNAITAGLPEAKLLKPADFEGHPDPHVWFDVELWAMCVDVVEARLVEASPERKAVFAANAEKARGELAELHAWAKAKAAELQVEKRVLVTSHDAYNYFGRAYGFQVVGLQGISTVSEAALADVAKLTDFIKQRGLKAVFVESSVSHTTIERIAKDSGVTIGGELFSDAMGAAGKIENGYDVGTYEGMIKHNLNTIVEALK; encoded by the coding sequence ATGAAATTTTCGATGCGTTGGAATCGGTGGCTGCTCGGTGTGACGCTGGGAGTCGTGACGCTTGCGGGAGCGGCGGGCGTTTTGAATGCGGCCCCGCTGCGTGTTGTGAGCACGACGGCGATGGTGAACGATTTGGTGAAGCGCGTGGGCGGGGCCGAGGTGAGCGCGGAGGTGCTGATGGGGCCGGGCGTCGATCCGCATTTGTACAAGGCGACAGCGGCGGATATGTTGAGACTCAACCGTGCGGAGGTGGTTTTTTATAGCGGGCTGATGCTGGAGGGGAAGATGACGGATGTGTTCACGCGGATGGCGAAGTCGGGGAAGCGGGTTAACGCGATCACGGCGGGGCTGCCTGAGGCGAAGCTGTTGAAGCCGGCGGATTTTGAAGGGCATCCCGATCCGCATGTGTGGTTCGATGTGGAGCTGTGGGCGATGTGCGTGGATGTGGTGGAGGCGCGGCTGGTTGAGGCGTCGCCGGAGCGGAAGGCGGTTTTTGCGGCGAATGCGGAGAAGGCGCGCGGGGAACTCGCGGAGCTCCATGCGTGGGCCAAGGCTAAGGCGGCGGAGTTGCAGGTGGAGAAGCGCGTGCTGGTGACGAGCCACGATGCGTACAACTACTTCGGGCGTGCGTATGGATTTCAGGTGGTGGGGCTCCAGGGAATTTCCACAGTGAGCGAGGCGGCGCTGGCGGATGTGGCGAAGCTGACGGACTTCATCAAGCAGCGCGGGCTAAAGGCGGTGTTTGTGGAGTCGAGCGTGTCGCACACGACGATCGAACGCATTGCGAAGGACTCGGGCGTGACGATCGGCGGGGAATTGTTTTCTGATGCGATGGGCGCGGCGGGAAAAATCGAGAATGGTTACGACGTCGGCACCTATGAAGGCATGATTAAACATAACCTGAACACGATTGTGGAGGCGTTGAAATGA
- the glmM gene encoding phosphoglucosamine mutase, with protein MKRIYFGTDGVRGPYGGPVINEAFAERLGAAAGRFASRISHGGDGVHRVLIGRDTRSSGESLMDAVAAGLASVGVDAVSLGVLPTPAVAAAVVRERAVLGVMITASHNPAADNGIKFFAASGMKLTDAQEAEIESLLPETKPVALQRRSLLGAEGLATYLEKVRRLLPARALSGWKVVLDTANGATCTTSPVVLRELGAQVELIGGSPDGENINDGVGSEHPEKLAARVRETGAKLGIAHDGDGDRCILCDERGEVLDGDEILAILATHALAKGALAAKTLVVTVQSNLGVDAAIRAAGGRVVRTAVGDRYVLEGMLLERATLGGESSGHVICSEISPTGDGLVAALKVIEVMLVTGKPLSELRGAMAKFPQGTLNLKVREKRELAKLPHLPFAIEMLEKELGQEGRVLVRYSGTEAKIRLLVEGPTAEVVRVGLSKLEAMVRADLEVL; from the coding sequence ATGAAACGCATCTACTTCGGAACGGACGGCGTGCGCGGTCCGTATGGCGGCCCGGTGATCAACGAAGCGTTTGCCGAGCGTCTGGGCGCGGCAGCGGGGCGTTTTGCTTCGCGCATTTCCCATGGTGGCGATGGCGTGCATCGCGTGCTGATCGGGCGGGACACGCGGTCGTCGGGCGAGAGTTTGATGGACGCGGTGGCGGCAGGTCTGGCGTCGGTCGGAGTGGATGCGGTTTCGCTCGGCGTGTTGCCCACGCCTGCGGTGGCGGCGGCGGTGGTGCGCGAGCGGGCGGTGCTCGGCGTGATGATCACGGCGTCGCACAATCCGGCGGCGGATAACGGCATCAAATTTTTCGCGGCGAGCGGGATGAAACTGACGGACGCGCAGGAGGCGGAGATCGAGTCGCTGCTGCCGGAGACGAAGCCGGTGGCGTTGCAGCGGCGGTCGTTGCTCGGGGCGGAGGGGCTGGCGACTTATCTGGAGAAGGTGCGGCGGCTGCTGCCGGCGCGGGCGTTGAGCGGGTGGAAGGTGGTTTTGGATACGGCGAATGGCGCGACGTGCACGACGAGTCCGGTGGTGTTGCGCGAACTTGGTGCACAGGTGGAGTTGATCGGCGGTTCACCGGATGGAGAGAATATCAACGACGGCGTGGGCAGCGAGCATCCGGAGAAACTGGCGGCGCGGGTGCGCGAGACGGGGGCGAAACTCGGGATCGCGCATGACGGCGATGGGGACCGTTGCATCTTATGCGACGAGCGCGGCGAGGTGCTGGATGGCGATGAGATTCTGGCGATCCTGGCGACGCATGCGCTGGCGAAAGGTGCGCTCGCGGCAAAGACCCTCGTGGTGACGGTGCAGAGTAATCTCGGCGTCGATGCAGCGATTCGCGCGGCGGGTGGGCGCGTGGTGCGCACGGCGGTGGGCGATCGGTATGTGCTCGAAGGGATGTTGCTGGAGCGGGCGACGCTCGGAGGGGAATCGTCGGGGCACGTGATCTGTTCGGAGATTTCGCCGACAGGCGATGGGCTGGTGGCGGCGCTCAAGGTCATCGAGGTGATGCTGGTGACGGGAAAGCCGTTGTCGGAGTTGCGTGGGGCGATGGCGAAGTTTCCGCAGGGGACGTTGAATTTGAAAGTTCGTGAGAAGCGTGAGCTGGCGAAGCTGCCACATCTGCCATTTGCGATCGAGATGTTGGAAAAGGAGCTGGGCCAGGAAGGGCGTGTGCTCGTGCGCTACTCGGGGACGGAGGCTAAGATCCGGCTGCTCGTGGAAGGGCCGACTGCCGAAGTGGTGCGCGTGGGGCTGTCGAAACTGGAGGCGATGGTGCGGGCGGATTTGGAGGTGCTTTGA
- the trpD gene encoding anthranilate phosphoribosyltransferase, which produces MSELVDLTRRLDARQELSAAEVAVAARALASPEVGDETKGAFLTALAAKGETAAEVAAFAREFRAVAIDPGVQEWAPQAIDIVGTGGDHAGGFNISSLITLTLASAGVTVMKHGNRGITSKCGSADLLAGLGVNLEASHEKMRQALRELGYVFFFAPAYHPTFKFIGPVRKALAAKGQRTVFNILGPLINPGRPAHVILGVFSEAWVPKLAEALDALGATAGLAAHGILGEGRGIDELTTATPNRVKGAGRLRGVDGIWNGSEHGFAPANFDDLKGGDLAQNLAITEAILAGRGPAGLVDTIVFNAATAMWVVGKTASIAEGAGRARELLLGGAVKVKIAATKEFYRS; this is translated from the coding sequence ATGTCCGAACTCGTTGATCTCACGCGCCGTCTGGATGCCCGTCAGGAATTGTCAGCGGCGGAAGTCGCGGTGGCGGCTCGGGCGCTGGCGTCGCCAGAAGTCGGAGACGAGACGAAGGGCGCGTTTTTGACGGCGCTGGCGGCGAAGGGCGAGACGGCGGCGGAGGTGGCGGCGTTTGCTCGGGAATTTCGTGCGGTGGCGATCGATCCGGGCGTCCAGGAGTGGGCTCCGCAGGCGATCGATATTGTGGGGACGGGCGGGGATCATGCGGGGGGATTCAATATCTCGAGTTTGATCACGCTGACGCTGGCGTCGGCGGGCGTGACGGTGATGAAGCACGGTAATCGTGGTATCACCTCCAAGTGCGGCAGCGCGGATTTGCTGGCGGGACTTGGGGTGAATCTGGAGGCGTCGCACGAGAAGATGCGGCAGGCACTGCGGGAGCTGGGGTATGTTTTCTTTTTCGCGCCGGCTTATCATCCCACGTTCAAGTTTATCGGACCGGTGCGGAAAGCGCTGGCGGCGAAAGGGCAGCGGACGGTGTTCAATATTCTCGGGCCGCTGATCAATCCGGGGCGGCCGGCGCACGTGATTCTCGGGGTGTTTTCCGAAGCGTGGGTGCCGAAGCTGGCGGAAGCGCTCGATGCTCTGGGCGCGACGGCGGGGCTGGCGGCGCATGGGATTTTGGGCGAGGGGCGGGGTATCGACGAACTGACGACGGCGACGCCGAATCGCGTGAAGGGCGCGGGGCGGTTACGCGGTGTCGATGGCATCTGGAATGGGAGCGAGCATGGGTTTGCTCCGGCGAATTTCGACGATCTCAAGGGAGGCGATCTCGCGCAGAATCTCGCGATCACCGAGGCGATCCTTGCTGGACGCGGTCCGGCGGGATTGGTGGACACGATCGTGTTTAATGCGGCGACTGCGATGTGGGTTGTGGGAAAAACCGCGAGCATCGCCGAGGGAGCCGGGCGTGCGCGGGAGTTGCTGCTGGGCGGCGCGGTGAAGGTGAAGATCGCGGCGACGAAGGAATTTTATCGTTCATGA
- a CDS encoding undecaprenyl-diphosphate phosphatase, giving the protein MFRLPILLLALTAALLTPPSFAQPASTPADEQPALPATIATPSSTSVINAGEALSLSDSIVLGLVEGITEFLPVSSTGHLIIASHALGLESEAPLQDQNGQPLWYKKPSEKNPAGIPLTIKLAADTYTVVIQAGAIAAVVLIYWAQLIGILNGLRGQNAAGLRLLRNIVLGCVPAGILGLSFNDWIDENLFSIQAVIVALISGAVLMFAAERWRHQQPGTTQSRREPADLTAKQALGIGLMQCLALWPGTSRSMVTMVGGYFSGLSPAKAAEFSFLVGLPTLTGAALYKGYKSGPAMIEVFGWPHVLVGTFVAAISAAIAVKFLVSYLTRHGLGVFAIYRLLLAATLGTLLYTGVLS; this is encoded by the coding sequence GTGTTCCGCCTGCCCATTCTCCTCCTCGCGCTCACCGCCGCGCTCCTCACGCCACCCAGCTTCGCGCAGCCAGCATCCACACCCGCCGACGAACAACCCGCCCTTCCCGCCACCATAGCCACACCCTCATCCACCTCGGTCATTAACGCCGGCGAAGCCCTCAGTCTCTCCGATTCCATCGTCCTTGGCCTCGTCGAAGGCATCACCGAGTTCCTCCCCGTCTCCTCCACCGGCCACCTCATCATCGCTAGCCACGCCCTCGGCCTCGAAAGCGAAGCGCCCCTCCAGGATCAAAACGGCCAGCCCCTTTGGTACAAAAAACCTTCCGAGAAAAACCCCGCCGGCATCCCGCTCACCATCAAGCTCGCCGCCGACACCTACACCGTCGTCATCCAGGCCGGCGCCATCGCCGCCGTCGTATTGATCTACTGGGCACAACTCATCGGCATCCTCAATGGCCTCCGCGGCCAGAACGCCGCCGGCCTCCGCCTCCTACGCAACATCGTCCTCGGCTGCGTCCCCGCCGGCATTCTCGGACTAAGCTTCAACGACTGGATCGACGAAAACCTCTTCTCCATCCAGGCCGTCATCGTCGCCTTGATCAGCGGCGCAGTCCTCATGTTCGCCGCCGAGCGCTGGCGTCATCAGCAACCCGGCACCACTCAGTCGCGCCGCGAACCCGCCGACCTCACCGCGAAACAAGCCCTCGGCATCGGCCTCATGCAATGCCTCGCCCTCTGGCCCGGCACCAGCCGCTCGATGGTCACGATGGTCGGCGGCTACTTCTCCGGTCTCAGCCCCGCCAAAGCCGCCGAGTTCAGCTTCTTGGTCGGCCTCCCCACCCTCACCGGTGCCGCTCTCTATAAAGGCTACAAATCCGGCCCCGCCATGATCGAGGTCTTCGGTTGGCCCCACGTCCTTGTCGGCACCTTCGTCGCCGCCATTTCCGCCGCTATCGCCGTCAAATTCCTCGTCAGCTACCTCACCCGCCACGGCCTTGGCGTCTTCGCCATCTACCGCCTCCTCCTCGCCGCCACCCTCGGTACTCTCTTATATACTGGCGTCCTCTCCTGA
- the rpmF gene encoding 50S ribosomal protein L32 has translation MANPKRKQSKRRSANRRAANAFKAPQIAKDPTDGSAFIPHRVNPKNGMYRGRQVLNIEA, from the coding sequence ATGGCAAATCCGAAACGCAAACAGTCCAAACGCCGCAGCGCCAACCGCCGCGCAGCCAACGCTTTCAAAGCTCCTCAGATCGCTAAAGACCCGACCGACGGCTCCGCCTTCATCCCGCATCGCGTGAACCCGAAGAACGGCATGTACCGCGGTCGCCAGGTCCTCAACATCGAGGCCTGA
- the plsX gene encoding phosphate acyltransferase PlsX: MGTSNGAKSRIAVDAMGSDLGPAEIVAAAKLALGEFRDLSPITLVGNEAVLKPLVAEAGLSGNENVSIFHASEVITMDDKPLMAIKRKKDASMIRAIELVKAGEAGAAVSCGNTGCLVGAGILKLRTLDGIDRAALAPVIPRANGHFILIDAGANPEAKPDHLVHNAILGTHFCRMELGVEKPRVGLLTIGTEEGKGNALIAETHESLKRIGDLINYVGPVEGFQVFCDEVDVVVCDGFVGNICLKSWESLAKFFSNELKSQLKANPVRMAGAVLAKGAFNALRNRIKPERYGGAPLLGLRGNLIKAHGSANRQALKNAFHDASEMIKIDLNHRIEADIARANEAIQRVVV; encoded by the coding sequence ATGGGTACCAGTAACGGCGCCAAAAGTCGTATCGCAGTCGATGCCATGGGCAGCGACCTCGGTCCGGCCGAAATCGTAGCCGCAGCGAAACTCGCCCTAGGCGAGTTTCGTGATTTAAGCCCGATCACACTCGTCGGTAACGAGGCGGTTCTCAAACCGCTCGTTGCCGAAGCCGGCCTCTCCGGAAACGAAAACGTTTCCATCTTCCACGCCTCCGAAGTCATCACGATGGATGACAAACCGTTGATGGCGATTAAACGGAAGAAAGACGCCTCGATGATCCGTGCCATCGAGCTCGTTAAAGCAGGCGAAGCCGGAGCCGCCGTCAGCTGCGGCAACACCGGCTGCCTTGTCGGTGCAGGCATCCTGAAGCTTCGCACGCTCGATGGCATCGACCGCGCTGCCCTCGCCCCAGTCATCCCGCGCGCCAACGGCCATTTCATCCTGATCGACGCGGGCGCCAACCCCGAGGCCAAGCCCGATCATCTCGTCCACAACGCCATCCTCGGCACTCACTTTTGCCGCATGGAACTCGGCGTGGAAAAACCCCGTGTCGGCCTGCTCACCATTGGCACCGAAGAAGGCAAAGGAAACGCCCTCATCGCCGAGACCCACGAATCGCTCAAACGCATCGGCGACCTCATCAACTACGTCGGCCCCGTCGAAGGCTTCCAGGTTTTTTGCGACGAAGTGGATGTCGTCGTCTGCGACGGTTTCGTCGGCAATATCTGCCTCAAGAGCTGGGAATCCCTCGCGAAATTTTTCAGCAACGAGCTAAAATCCCAGCTCAAAGCCAACCCCGTCCGCATGGCCGGCGCCGTTCTCGCCAAAGGTGCCTTCAACGCCCTCCGCAACCGCATCAAGCCCGAGCGCTACGGCGGCGCCCCGCTCCTTGGTCTCCGCGGCAATCTCATCAAAGCCCACGGCTCGGCCAATCGTCAGGCCCTCAAGAACGCTTTCCACGACGCCAGCGAGATGATCAAAATCGACCTCAATCACCGCATCGAAGCCGATATCGCCCGCGCCAACGAGGCCATCCAACGCGTCGTCGTCTGA
- a CDS encoding beta-ketoacyl-ACP synthase III — protein sequence MATPTIAILGTGSYAPARVMTNDDLSKIVDTSDEWIFTRTGIRQRRIAADDEATSDLATHAAKAALTDAGLTAADIDLIIVATITPDMPMPACATLVQAKLGAKTHAACFDLNAACSGFLYALDTAWAMLASGRYKHALVIGAEKLSNALDWKDRTTCVLFGDAAGAIVLGPSRGDGARIIGAKLYCEGGMDELLCIPGGGSARPTTPESVNNGDRFIKMKGREVFKVAVREMEDAVEEILEQHALDADQIACVIPHQANLRIIEAIAKSLKLPLERFFVNVDRYGNTSAASIPLALDEARKAGRVKRGDTTLLVAFGAGLTYGSALVRW from the coding sequence ATGGCCACACCCACAATCGCGATTCTCGGCACCGGTTCCTACGCACCGGCCCGGGTGATGACCAACGACGATCTCTCCAAGATCGTGGACACTTCCGACGAATGGATCTTCACCCGCACCGGCATCCGCCAGCGCCGCATCGCTGCTGACGACGAAGCCACGTCCGATCTCGCAACCCACGCCGCCAAAGCCGCGTTGACCGATGCTGGCCTGACCGCCGCCGACATCGACCTCATCATCGTCGCGACGATAACGCCCGACATGCCCATGCCCGCCTGCGCCACGCTCGTGCAGGCCAAGCTCGGCGCGAAGACCCACGCCGCCTGCTTCGACCTCAACGCCGCCTGCTCCGGCTTCCTCTACGCCCTCGACACTGCCTGGGCCATGCTCGCCTCCGGCCGTTACAAGCACGCCCTCGTCATCGGCGCCGAAAAACTCTCCAACGCTCTCGACTGGAAAGACCGCACCACCTGCGTCCTCTTCGGCGACGCGGCCGGTGCCATCGTCCTCGGCCCATCCCGCGGTGACGGCGCCCGCATCATCGGCGCCAAACTCTACTGCGAAGGAGGCATGGACGAACTCCTCTGTATCCCCGGCGGCGGCAGCGCCCGTCCGACAACGCCCGAATCCGTCAACAACGGCGACCGCTTCATCAAAATGAAGGGCCGCGAGGTCTTCAAAGTCGCCGTCCGCGAGATGGAAGACGCCGTCGAGGAAATCTTGGAACAACACGCCCTCGACGCCGATCAGATCGCGTGCGTGATCCCCCATCAGGCCAATCTCCGCATCATCGAGGCCATCGCCAAGAGCCTCAAGCTGCCGCTCGAGCGCTTCTTCGTGAACGTCGATCGTTACGGCAACACCTCCGCTGCCTCCATCCCACTCGCCCTCGACGAAGCCCGCAAAGCTGGTCGCGTCAAACGCGGCGACACCACCCTCCTCGTCGCCTTTGGGGCGGGCTTGACCTACGGTTCCGCACTGGTTCGCTGGTAA
- the bamD gene encoding outer membrane protein assembly factor BamD → MSLLALRRQPLGFVLLALVFAFSGRLSAELVWASDTGWKVEGGVLSGLGPTDSKNALELMNKARAAEERESTGSAIRAYNKVGKKFSNSVYAPEALYRSAKLRLTQKKYSKAFDTFQNVISRYPNTPRFNEIIGEQYRIASALLDGARGKFLWIFPGFTNREKSVEYFEVILFNAPYSDYAPLALMNIARAHQKFDNTDYAIDALDRLINNYPQSVLTPDAYLKLAQAHAGLVDGPYYDQESSRQAITYFEDFMILYPSDNNVADAEKGLSTMKNELAESKMKIGDFYFYKRDNFKAARVLYNEAITAYPDSAIAARAKVRLTEVVAAEEKAAAKNADPKKKKRFFFF, encoded by the coding sequence ATGTCCCTCCTCGCGCTCCGCCGCCAGCCCCTCGGCTTCGTCCTCCTCGCTCTCGTATTCGCCTTTTCCGGACGCCTCTCCGCCGAGCTTGTCTGGGCCTCCGACACCGGATGGAAAGTCGAGGGCGGCGTCCTCTCCGGCCTTGGGCCGACCGACAGCAAAAACGCGCTCGAGCTCATGAACAAAGCCCGCGCCGCCGAGGAACGCGAAAGCACCGGCTCCGCCATCCGCGCCTACAACAAGGTCGGCAAAAAATTCAGCAACTCCGTTTACGCCCCCGAGGCTCTCTACCGCTCCGCCAAGCTCCGCCTCACTCAGAAAAAATACAGCAAGGCGTTCGACACGTTCCAGAACGTCATCTCCCGCTACCCGAACACCCCGCGCTTCAACGAAATCATCGGCGAACAATACCGTATCGCCAGCGCCCTCCTCGACGGCGCCCGCGGCAAGTTTCTCTGGATCTTCCCCGGCTTCACCAACCGCGAAAAGTCTGTCGAGTACTTCGAAGTCATCCTCTTCAACGCTCCCTACAGCGACTACGCTCCCCTCGCGTTGATGAATATCGCCCGCGCCCACCAGAAGTTCGACAACACCGATTACGCGATCGATGCCCTCGACCGCCTCATCAACAACTACCCGCAAAGCGTCCTCACGCCCGACGCCTACCTCAAGCTCGCCCAGGCCCACGCCGGTCTCGTCGATGGTCCCTACTACGACCAGGAATCCTCCCGTCAGGCCATCACCTACTTCGAGGATTTCATGATCCTCTACCCAAGCGACAACAACGTCGCCGATGCCGAAAAAGGCCTCTCCACGATGAAAAATGAACTCGCCGAGAGCAAAATGAAGATCGGCGACTTCTACTTCTACAAACGCGACAACTTCAAAGCTGCCCGCGTTCTCTACAACGAAGCCATCACCGCCTACCCCGACTCCGCCATCGCCGCCCGCGCCAAAGTCCGCCTCACCGAGGTCGTCGCCGCAGAGGAAAAAGCCGCCGCCAAAAACGCCGACCCCAAGAAGAAAAAACGCTTCTTCTTTTTCTGA
- the lptE gene encoding LPS assembly lipoprotein LptE, with amino-acid sequence MRPFLAALLLPVLFFTGCSHYQLGTEGKLTFTRLYIAPVENTAALPQAAAVFSTQLRDAFLRDSRVVLVNSSDQADATLTVSLAQLTRGVATARPDDTGLTRKFEITVHALCTLRDNRTHAALFEKRPVNATRQLFTTPSPYVNESDQLQAEYNLMPQLATALADRIAHTVLDVW; translated from the coding sequence ATGCGCCCCTTCCTCGCCGCACTCCTCCTGCCCGTCCTCTTCTTCACCGGCTGCTCGCACTACCAGCTCGGCACTGAAGGCAAACTCACCTTCACCCGCCTCTATATCGCTCCGGTCGAAAACACCGCCGCCCTCCCCCAGGCCGCCGCCGTATTCTCCACTCAACTTCGCGACGCTTTCCTCCGCGATAGCCGCGTCGTCCTCGTCAACTCCTCTGACCAGGCCGATGCCACCCTCACCGTCTCCCTCGCCCAACTCACCCGTGGCGTCGCCACCGCCCGCCCAGACGACACCGGTCTCACCCGCAAATTTGAGATCACCGTCCACGCCCTCTGCACCCTCCGCGACAACCGCACCCACGCCGCCCTCTTCGAAAAACGCCCCGTCAACGCCACGCGCCAGCTTTTCACTACACCGTCTCCCTACGTGAACGAAAGCGACCAGCTCCAGGCCGAGTACAACCTCATGCCCCAGCTCGCCACCGCCCTCGCCGACCGCATCGCCCACACCGTCCTCGACGTCTGGTAA
- the rpe gene encoding ribulose-phosphate 3-epimerase — MYAHAPILTPSILAGDHANLAASAAIVAQLGLKWIHLDIMDGHFVPNLSFGPQTVAALRKNSKLFFDVHLMLSEPHRYIEAFAKAGANLISVHIEPAYDHVATLARIRELGCQRGIVLNPGTPASAIEHLLDQVELVLVMTVQPGFGGQSFRRDQLEKIARLSALRKERGLNFRLEVDGGIDLATGAECRAAGADTFVAGTSFFNAPDRAAYAATIAAW; from the coding sequence ATGTACGCTCACGCTCCCATCCTGACGCCCTCCATTCTCGCCGGCGACCACGCCAACCTCGCCGCGAGCGCCGCCATCGTCGCGCAGCTCGGCCTCAAATGGATCCACCTCGACATCATGGACGGCCATTTCGTCCCCAATCTTTCCTTCGGTCCGCAAACCGTCGCCGCCCTCCGCAAAAACTCCAAACTCTTCTTCGACGTTCACCTGATGCTCAGCGAACCCCACCGCTACATCGAGGCCTTCGCCAAAGCTGGCGCCAACCTCATCAGCGTCCACATCGAGCCCGCCTACGACCACGTCGCCACCCTCGCCCGCATCCGCGAACTCGGCTGCCAGCGCGGCATCGTCCTCAACCCAGGCACCCCCGCCTCCGCCATCGAGCACCTCCTCGACCAGGTCGAACTCGTCCTCGTCATGACCGTGCAGCCCGGCTTCGGCGGACAATCCTTCCGCCGCGATCAACTCGAGAAAATCGCCCGCCTCTCCGCTCTCCGCAAAGAACGCGGCCTCAACTTCCGCCTCGAAGTCGACGGCGGCATCGACCTCGCCACCGGCGCCGAATGCCGTGCCGCAGGAGCGGATACCTTCGTCGCCGGCACCTCCTTCTTCAACGCCCCCGACCGCGCCGCCTACGCCGCCACGATCGCCGCTTGGTAG